One window of Paludibacter propionicigenes WB4 genomic DNA carries:
- a CDS encoding GNAT family N-acetyltransferase, with amino-acid sequence MSVEIIVRTNSMAYAKDFKRINEDWISSNFWLEEADKLVLNDPQKYILDKGGVVFIALLNGVPVGTCALVVQDFFTCELVKMAVDPQARNRGIGRLLGLALIEKARDRGFKRVVLEGNTKMTASISLYRQLGFEEVPLSEINQSQLHARCNIYMELKLDSNVLPEYYI; translated from the coding sequence ATGAGTGTAGAGATAATTGTCAGAACAAATTCCATGGCGTATGCTAAAGATTTTAAACGCATTAATGAAGACTGGATTTCCTCCAACTTTTGGTTGGAAGAGGCGGACAAACTGGTTTTGAATGATCCACAAAAATATATTCTGGATAAGGGTGGAGTTGTTTTTATAGCCCTATTGAATGGAGTTCCTGTCGGCACATGTGCATTAGTAGTCCAAGATTTTTTCACCTGTGAACTGGTTAAGATGGCAGTAGACCCTCAAGCCCGAAACCGAGGTATAGGTCGATTACTTGGTTTGGCTTTAATTGAAAAAGCCCGCGATCGTGGTTTTAAACGTGTTGTGTTGGAAGGAAACACCAAAATGACCGCTTCTATTTCATTATACCGACAACTTGGTTTTGAAGAAGTGCCTTTGTCTGAAATAAATCAAAGTCAACTGCATGCACGCTGTAATATTTATATGGAGCTGAAATTAGATTCTAATGTTCTACCAGAGTATTATATCTGA
- the ggt gene encoding gamma-glutamyltransferase, with amino-acid sequence MNNHLKKKYSSMYKYFTLLLALCFSLSAFSQNYKTGMVVSAHPEASKVGVAILKQGGNAIDAAVAVEFALAVVYPNAGNIGGGGFMVYRASSGAVSALDFRETAPSKASRDMYLDKNGNPVSDLSQYGSLAVGIPGSVAGMVEAHAKYGKLAWRKLIEPAIQLASEGFHITAMQASELNKHHDDFIKCNSTKTVFANEKQWKAGDILKQTELAKTLTLIKNKGRKGFYEGRTARLIVAEMNRGNGIVTLNDLKKYRAIWREPVVGNYKNFKIITMPPSSSGGIALISLMKSVEPYPISKWGFQKDSTVRLMVEAERRIYADRSTHLGDPDFNPIHQKELLNDKYIKDRMSSVSFDRATPSQEVKPGNLNGYESEQTTHFSIVDKDGNAVSITTTLNGSYGSHVVVAGAGFLLNNEMDDFSIKAGFPNQYGLVGGLLNAIEPNKRMLSSMTPTILEKDGKLFLVVGSPGGSTIITTVFQTILNVIEFGMPVQTAVNAARFHHQWLPDKVFVEDNAIPQNVREHLSSTGYEIVPRDKIGRVDAVQITADGWLQGGADSRGDDAVSAY; translated from the coding sequence ATGAACAATCATTTGAAGAAGAAATATAGCTCTATGTATAAGTATTTTACGTTGCTTTTGGCTTTGTGTTTTTCGCTGTCAGCGTTTTCACAAAACTATAAAACCGGAATGGTAGTGTCTGCTCATCCCGAGGCATCTAAAGTGGGAGTTGCTATCTTAAAGCAAGGTGGAAATGCCATTGATGCTGCAGTTGCTGTAGAATTTGCTTTGGCGGTGGTATATCCGAATGCCGGCAATATTGGTGGTGGTGGATTTATGGTTTACCGGGCTTCATCGGGTGCTGTCTCGGCACTTGACTTCAGGGAAACCGCGCCTTCAAAAGCTTCGCGAGATATGTACCTGGATAAAAACGGGAATCCGGTTTCTGATTTAAGTCAGTACGGTTCGTTAGCAGTAGGAATTCCCGGATCGGTGGCCGGTATGGTGGAGGCGCATGCTAAATATGGAAAACTGGCATGGCGAAAACTTATTGAACCAGCCATCCAGCTAGCTTCAGAGGGCTTTCACATTACAGCCATGCAAGCTTCGGAGCTCAATAAACATCACGATGATTTTATTAAATGTAATTCTACCAAAACAGTTTTTGCGAATGAAAAACAATGGAAAGCCGGCGATATATTGAAACAGACTGAACTGGCAAAAACACTGACTTTGATAAAGAATAAAGGACGTAAAGGTTTTTATGAAGGACGTACCGCGAGACTTATTGTGGCAGAAATGAACCGTGGAAATGGAATAGTAACGCTGAATGATTTGAAAAAATATCGGGCTATATGGCGCGAACCGGTTGTCGGAAATTACAAGAATTTTAAAATTATCACTATGCCTCCTTCTTCGAGTGGCGGAATAGCACTTATCAGCTTGATGAAATCTGTTGAACCTTATCCGATTTCAAAATGGGGCTTTCAGAAGGATTCAACCGTGAGGCTAATGGTGGAAGCCGAACGTCGGATTTATGCCGACCGGTCCACTCATCTGGGTGATCCGGACTTCAATCCGATTCATCAAAAAGAGCTGCTCAATGATAAATATATTAAAGACCGTATGAGTTCGGTATCTTTTGACAGAGCCACTCCCAGCCAGGAAGTAAAACCCGGTAACCTGAACGGATATGAAAGTGAGCAAACCACTCATTTTTCGATAGTCGATAAGGATGGTAATGCTGTGTCGATAACCACAACACTCAATGGCTCATACGGTTCGCATGTGGTAGTAGCAGGTGCCGGATTTTTATTGAATAATGAGATGGATGACTTTTCTATAAAAGCAGGATTCCCCAATCAATACGGATTGGTTGGAGGTTTGCTGAACGCTATTGAACCGAATAAACGCATGCTTAGCTCCATGACACCTACTATACTTGAAAAAGATGGAAAATTATTTCTTGTTGTAGGATCGCCTGGAGGCTCAACTATAATTACCACCGTTTTTCAAACAATTCTTAATGTAATTGAATTCGGAATGCCTGTGCAGACAGCTGTTAATGCAGCACGTTTTCATCATCAGTGGTTGCCGGATAAAGTATTTGTTGAAGATAATGCTATACCGCAAAATGTACGTGAACATCTTAGTTCTACAGGATATGAAATTGTGCCCAGAGACAAAATTGGTCGGGTTGATGCTGTGCAAATCACCGCTGATGGTTGGCTGCAAGGTGGCGCCGATTCGAGAGGGGATGATGCTGTTAGTGCTTATTAA
- a CDS encoding SusC/RagA family TonB-linked outer membrane protein has product MAKLPFIFGNGKTFLNNSLRKYGVLFLFAVLTTLAARAQQIEVSGKILEEGTKLPVIGATVKVKGQQLGTVSDATGEFRLKVRTLPVTLNVSIVGYRPQEIDVYEAEPTTIYLTEDQNRLSTVVVIGYGTQKRSDFTGSLSSISVPQIKESGQTSFVNALQGLASGVQVTQTSGAPGGASTIRIRGGNSITGGNEPLYVIDGFPVYNNTSDANAGALNGGLADAGTRINPLSSINPEDIESIDILKDASSTAIYGSRGANGVIIITTKRGKTGVGKVTYTGSYGVQQVAHKIDLLSGKEWAQYKNDALINAGKSPLYTQTDINALNGTDWQNALLRDASIQSHNIGIIGGTDKNKYSVSVGYLDQQGIIINTGYKRYNARVALDSKVNEKFTLGVNFNNSYSTSEIAPDGILKNALFFSPLASIYDNAGNYTLSNPYITTQGNPVAYLNEATNISKTNRLLSSGFGEYEIIKGLKAKFLIGADLIYNKQNSYIPSTILDGQTYGGLASVGFKSVSNVLNENTITYNKTIANKHNLEFLGGFTQQQSVAEGAVARSSKFTNDVVEYNDLASGATLQTPSSVYSKWTLLSYLGRATYNYNQKYFASVSFRADGSSRLGRNNRWGYFPSLSFAWQADKEVFLNKFVESAKISKLKFRASAGTTGSQEIAPYQSLSVLTAYTYPTATGTLITGYSSSQIPNPDLKWETTNQYNAGFDIGFFKDRINLVFDAYYKKTNDLLLAVAVPLSSGYTSSLQNIGSVGNKGLEVTLNTENIKTKNFTWTTDITYSINRNKVLSLNEGTKQIFVASEIQTGNAIIVGQPLGTFWGYKTDGLYRNTSEIPTTPLIANTKVGDVKYLDLGGNADGSPDGKITQAGDQTTIGNAQPDFIFGFTNNLRYKNFDLSIFLNGSVGNQIYSYFLQQLMTPTGYQNVIGGFADHYTADNTSARYQRPNENITTNAVSDLYVYNASYLRLKSLTLGYTLPKSLTKKIKIEKLRIYATGNNLLTITSYPGFDPEVNFYDSNSSRQGVDFGSYPSSKTYTAGVSITF; this is encoded by the coding sequence ATGGCAAAATTACCATTTATTTTTGGGAACGGCAAAACGTTTCTAAATAATTCTTTACGCAAATATGGAGTACTATTCCTGTTTGCTGTTTTAACTACTCTTGCTGCCCGAGCTCAACAAATAGAGGTAAGCGGAAAAATCTTGGAAGAAGGTACAAAACTTCCGGTTATTGGAGCCACAGTCAAAGTTAAAGGGCAACAACTCGGTACAGTTTCAGACGCTACCGGAGAGTTTCGTTTAAAAGTAAGAACGCTCCCTGTAACATTAAATGTTTCAATAGTAGGATATAGGCCTCAGGAAATAGATGTATACGAAGCCGAACCAACTACTATCTATCTTACAGAAGATCAAAACAGATTGAGTACAGTAGTGGTCATTGGCTACGGTACCCAGAAACGTAGTGATTTTACAGGATCGTTATCTTCGATATCCGTTCCGCAAATTAAGGAATCCGGACAAACATCATTTGTGAATGCATTGCAGGGATTAGCTTCCGGTGTTCAGGTAACACAGACTTCCGGTGCACCCGGTGGAGCATCCACCATCAGAATCAGAGGTGGTAATTCTATTACTGGCGGCAATGAGCCTCTTTACGTAATTGATGGTTTCCCTGTGTACAATAATACCAGCGATGCAAATGCCGGAGCACTCAATGGTGGATTGGCAGATGCCGGAACCAGAATTAATCCATTGTCAAGCATTAATCCTGAAGATATTGAATCTATCGATATATTAAAAGATGCATCCTCAACAGCCATTTATGGTTCAAGAGGGGCTAACGGAGTAATTATTATTACTACCAAAAGGGGTAAAACCGGAGTAGGTAAAGTTACTTATACAGGATCGTATGGAGTTCAACAAGTTGCACATAAAATTGACTTGTTAAGCGGTAAAGAGTGGGCTCAGTATAAGAACGATGCTTTAATCAATGCTGGAAAATCTCCGTTGTACACTCAAACTGATATTAATGCCTTAAACGGGACTGACTGGCAGAACGCATTATTAAGAGATGCTTCCATTCAGTCGCACAACATTGGCATCATAGGTGGTACTGATAAAAATAAATATTCGGTGTCTGTAGGATATTTAGATCAACAAGGTATCATCATAAACACCGGATACAAAAGATACAATGCACGTGTTGCGTTGGATAGCAAAGTAAATGAAAAATTTACACTCGGTGTAAACTTCAACAACAGTTATTCAACTTCTGAAATAGCTCCGGATGGAATTCTGAAAAATGCATTATTCTTTTCACCATTGGCCAGTATATATGATAATGCTGGTAACTATACACTTAGCAATCCTTATATCACTACTCAGGGTAATCCGGTTGCTTACCTCAATGAGGCTACCAATATTTCCAAAACAAACCGCCTGTTATCAAGTGGATTTGGAGAATATGAGATTATCAAAGGGCTAAAAGCAAAATTTCTGATTGGTGCCGACCTGATATATAATAAGCAAAACAGTTACATACCTTCCACTATTCTCGATGGTCAGACATACGGAGGTTTAGCATCTGTAGGATTTAAAAGTGTGTCAAATGTATTAAATGAAAATACGATAACTTACAATAAAACCATTGCAAACAAACATAATCTGGAATTTTTGGGTGGTTTTACTCAACAACAATCAGTGGCAGAAGGTGCTGTCGCTCGTTCATCTAAATTTACAAATGATGTAGTAGAATACAACGACCTTGCAAGTGGAGCTACACTTCAAACACCATCAAGTGTCTATTCTAAATGGACATTACTATCGTATTTAGGTCGTGCCACATACAATTACAATCAGAAATATTTTGCCTCTGTAAGCTTCCGTGCTGATGGATCGTCCCGATTGGGACGGAATAATCGCTGGGGTTATTTTCCTTCATTATCATTTGCCTGGCAAGCTGATAAAGAAGTGTTCCTGAATAAGTTCGTAGAAAGTGCTAAAATCAGCAAACTAAAGTTTCGTGCAAGTGCCGGTACTACAGGTAGTCAGGAAATTGCGCCTTATCAATCACTTTCGGTACTCACAGCTTACACTTATCCAACGGCAACAGGAACTTTGATTACTGGTTATTCTTCATCTCAAATTCCAAATCCTGATTTAAAGTGGGAAACAACTAATCAGTACAATGCAGGATTTGATATAGGATTTTTTAAAGATAGAATAAATCTTGTTTTTGATGCATACTACAAAAAAACTAACGATTTACTGTTGGCAGTGGCTGTTCCATTGAGTAGTGGATATACATCTTCGCTTCAGAATATAGGTAGTGTTGGCAATAAAGGATTGGAAGTAACTTTAAATACTGAAAACATCAAAACTAAAAATTTTACATGGACAACTGATATAACGTATTCTATTAATCGTAACAAAGTTCTTTCATTGAACGAAGGTACAAAGCAGATATTTGTTGCAAGTGAGATTCAAACCGGTAATGCCATTATTGTAGGTCAGCCTTTAGGTACTTTTTGGGGATATAAAACCGATGGACTATATCGTAATACGAGCGAAATCCCAACTACTCCACTTATTGCCAATACCAAAGTGGGTGATGTAAAATATCTTGATTTAGGTGGTAACGCAGATGGTTCTCCCGATGGAAAAATCACTCAGGCAGGCGACCAAACTACTATTGGAAATGCACAACCTGATTTTATTTTCGGTTTTACCAATAATTTAAGATACAAAAATTTCGATTTATCAATCTTTTTGAACGGTTCAGTTGGAAATCAGATATATAGCTATTTTTTGCAGCAATTAATGACCCCAACTGGTTATCAAAATGTTATAGGCGGATTTGCTGACCATTATACAGCTGATAACACAAGTGCCAGATATCAGAGACCTAACGAAAATATTACGACAAATGCTGTGTCTGATTTGTATGTCTATAATGCTTCTTATCTTCGGTTAAAATCATTAACATTAGGATATACATTACCAAAAAGTCTGACAAAAAAAATTAAGATAGAAAAACTCAGAATATATGCTACCGGCAATAATTTACTAACAATTACTTCTTATCCTGGCTTTGACCCAGAAGTTAACTTTTACGATTCAAACTCCAGTCGTCAGGGAGTCGATTTTGGATCATATCCTTCTTCAAAAACGTATACAGCAGGTGTAAGTATTACCTTTTGA
- a CDS encoding RagB/SusD family nutrient uptake outer membrane protein: protein MKKIYKQLLIISVILSVTGFSSCVNLEEDARSQITTENFYKTDNDAIAAVQSIYSDLTHNTSGDHASIYNRQLVLAVGMLTDDHIAGVGATNPDVRSLCALTASATNTRFYELWRQHYEAINRANSAISRIPGITGGDAALKTRLVLEARFLRGLLYYNLVRLWGEVPLVTQETTTLQNLQLAKSPVDAVYKQIIDDFTAAADGLPLSYTGADGFRATKGAARAFLINVYVTRRDYNKALEQYNIISTTPYSYGLFPSYADNFVTSKENTVEHIFDANFIADGSAAMSGKGNVNILSMISTWIYGYETGQGTGYGADQPLVTLRGKFKASDTRTKITFKDSVFSSAAKVKKMYYPHFYKYWDPTAAANLANNGVNAPIIRYSEVLLFAAEAKNELSGPGDPNDASSAYALFNKVYKRARPTSSGLTTGLTKEQFRDSIFNERQLEFVYEQIRFFDLIRINGSGSALLVKALQALPTIAAQQAAAGIPGVSATNEWVVAKSKNVSEKFLLLPIPATELLNNKKLVQNDAWK from the coding sequence ATGAAAAAAATATATAAACAATTATTGATTATTTCTGTCATTTTAAGTGTAACTGGATTCAGCTCGTGTGTCAATCTTGAGGAAGATGCCCGATCACAAATTACCACAGAAAACTTTTATAAAACAGATAATGATGCTATTGCTGCAGTTCAAAGCATATACTCTGATTTAACTCATAATACTTCTGGTGATCATGCGTCCATATACAATCGTCAACTTGTTCTTGCAGTTGGGATGCTGACCGACGATCATATTGCTGGAGTTGGAGCAACCAATCCTGACGTACGTTCGTTGTGTGCTTTAACAGCTTCGGCCACTAATACCCGTTTTTATGAGCTATGGCGTCAGCATTACGAAGCTATCAACCGTGCTAATTCAGCTATCTCCCGTATTCCGGGGATTACCGGAGGTGATGCAGCGCTAAAAACCAGATTAGTACTCGAAGCCCGTTTTTTGAGAGGTCTTTTATATTACAATCTAGTGCGTTTATGGGGCGAGGTTCCGTTGGTAACGCAGGAAACTACAACGCTTCAGAATCTACAACTTGCTAAAAGTCCCGTAGATGCAGTTTACAAACAGATTATAGATGACTTTACAGCTGCTGCGGATGGACTACCTTTAAGTTATACCGGTGCTGATGGATTCAGAGCTACCAAAGGAGCGGCTCGTGCATTTTTAATTAATGTTTATGTAACTCGTAGAGACTATAATAAAGCACTCGAACAGTATAATATAATTAGTACGACACCCTACTCCTATGGTTTGTTTCCAAGTTATGCTGACAATTTTGTTACTTCCAAAGAGAATACCGTTGAACACATTTTTGATGCGAATTTTATTGCCGACGGTTCAGCCGCCATGTCTGGAAAAGGTAATGTAAACATTCTGAGTATGATTTCTACTTGGATTTACGGATATGAAACTGGTCAGGGTACAGGGTATGGTGCCGATCAACCTTTGGTGACATTGCGCGGAAAATTTAAGGCTAGCGATACCAGAACTAAGATAACATTTAAGGACTCAGTATTTTCTAGTGCTGCAAAGGTAAAGAAAATGTACTACCCGCATTTCTATAAATACTGGGATCCAACTGCTGCTGCCAATCTCGCTAACAATGGAGTAAATGCACCCATCATTCGCTATTCCGAAGTTCTGCTTTTTGCTGCTGAGGCTAAGAACGAACTTTCAGGTCCGGGCGATCCGAATGATGCTAGTTCTGCCTATGCTTTGTTCAACAAAGTTTATAAACGTGCACGACCAACAAGTAGCGGTCTCACTACTGGATTGACCAAAGAGCAATTCCGCGACTCTATTTTCAACGAACGTCAATTGGAGTTTGTATATGAGCAAATTCGCTTTTTCGATTTGATTCGAATAAATGGTTCTGGATCTGCATTGCTGGTAAAAGCATTACAGGCACTACCAACCATAGCTGCTCAGCAGGCTGCTGCCGGTATTCCGGGCGTATCGGCGACAAACGAATGGGTTGTTGCTAAATCGAAAAATGTATCTGAGAAGTTTTTGTTACTTCCAATTCCGGCAACAGAGTTGCTAAATAATAAGAAACTGGTGCAAAATGACGCCTGGAAATAA
- a CDS encoding arylsulfatase, whose protein sequence is MKRIKQGLNVLTTLTVAASGSIAYTNAQNVQPYQGKIGRTLAESKEWWPEPVKAPKGAPNVVWILLDDVGYGAISSFGGLIRTPTLDSLANNGLKYTNFHTCAISAPTRAALLTGRNSASVHVSGFSHTVMSAGFPGWDGKIPSSAGTIAEILRENGYNTYAVGKYGVTPDEDATDAGPFDRWPTGKGFDHFFGFLGSQTDQYSPDLVEDQWHVTPDGRHLSEQITDKAISYIDRQKKAAPDKPFFLYYAPGAVHAPHQVDKFWSDQYKGKFDKGWDVYRKEVFDRQKKLGVIPANAVLPDRNPNIKAWDKLTPDEQKLYTRFIEVYAGYLTYTDYQISRVINHLKEIKQLDNTLVFVLVGDNGASKEGTQNGDIDRTLLSKALTEQENIQYNLNKINEIGTAAGTETNYPLGWAQATNTPFRNWKQDANSEGGTHNPLIVFYPKQIHAKGEIRTQYSHVIDILPTTLDITGVKALAEIKSVKQDSIQGISLAYSINDAKAQARRTQQYYYIFGNRSIYKDGWKASLAYHPDFIDLGQPQAQNSTSVTFDENAWELYNLIDDPTERIDLAKKNPTKLAELKALFESEAQSHNLYPFITWDDVLNGKIHRTKNSKSFIESAKDITKARETK, encoded by the coding sequence ATGAAAAGAATTAAACAAGGATTAAATGTATTGACCACGCTGACTGTAGCAGCAAGCGGATCAATTGCTTACACTAATGCGCAAAATGTACAGCCCTATCAGGGTAAAATTGGTCGTACACTGGCCGAATCGAAAGAATGGTGGCCAGAACCTGTAAAGGCTCCCAAAGGTGCACCCAATGTAGTCTGGATTTTACTGGACGATGTGGGATATGGTGCCATCAGCTCATTTGGAGGATTGATTCGGACTCCGACCTTAGATAGTCTGGCAAATAACGGATTGAAATATACCAATTTTCATACCTGCGCTATTAGTGCTCCAACACGCGCAGCTCTACTGACGGGTAGAAATAGCGCCTCAGTTCATGTATCAGGATTCTCACATACGGTTATGTCTGCCGGATTCCCGGGATGGGATGGGAAAATTCCATCTTCTGCAGGAACAATTGCTGAAATTCTACGTGAAAACGGATATAACACTTATGCAGTAGGTAAATATGGAGTTACACCCGATGAAGATGCTACCGATGCAGGTCCTTTTGATCGTTGGCCAACAGGAAAAGGATTCGACCATTTCTTTGGTTTCCTGGGTTCACAAACCGATCAGTATAGTCCCGATCTAGTGGAAGATCAATGGCATGTAACACCTGATGGCCGGCACTTGAGTGAACAGATTACTGATAAAGCCATTAGCTATATCGATCGACAGAAGAAAGCTGCTCCTGATAAACCATTCTTTTTGTATTATGCTCCCGGAGCTGTTCATGCACCACATCAGGTGGATAAATTCTGGAGCGATCAGTATAAAGGCAAATTTGATAAGGGTTGGGATGTATACAGAAAAGAGGTTTTTGACCGTCAGAAAAAGCTTGGTGTGATTCCTGCCAATGCTGTTTTGCCCGATAGGAATCCAAATATTAAGGCATGGGATAAGCTAACGCCGGATGAACAAAAACTCTATACCCGTTTTATCGAAGTTTATGCAGGTTATCTTACTTATACAGATTATCAAATCAGTCGGGTTATTAATCATTTGAAAGAGATAAAACAGCTGGACAATACCTTGGTATTTGTATTGGTTGGCGATAATGGTGCCAGTAAAGAAGGTACTCAGAATGGTGATATTGATCGTACTTTATTATCAAAGGCTCTTACCGAACAGGAGAATATCCAGTATAATCTGAATAAAATAAACGAAATAGGTACTGCAGCAGGCACTGAAACCAACTATCCATTAGGATGGGCTCAGGCTACCAATACACCTTTTCGAAACTGGAAGCAGGATGCAAACAGCGAAGGTGGTACGCACAACCCATTGATTGTGTTTTATCCGAAACAAATTCATGCTAAAGGTGAAATCCGTACGCAGTACAGCCATGTGATTGATATTCTTCCTACTACGCTTGATATTACTGGTGTTAAAGCCCTTGCTGAGATAAAAAGTGTGAAACAAGACAGTATTCAAGGAATTTCGTTGGCATACTCTATCAATGATGCTAAAGCTCAGGCACGTCGTACACAGCAGTACTATTACATTTTTGGAAACCGTTCCATCTACAAAGATGGTTGGAAAGCGTCATTAGCATATCATCCCGATTTTATTGATTTAGGTCAGCCTCAGGCTCAGAATAGTACTTCAGTAACATTCGACGAAAATGCATGGGAGCTTTATAACCTGATTGATGACCCAACAGAGCGTATTGATTTAGCGAAGAAAAATCCTACTAAACTGGCAGAACTGAAAGCTCTCTTTGAGTCCGAAGCTCAATCGCATAATTTATATCCGTTTATTACCTGGGATGACGTTTTGAATGGAAAAATTCATCGTACCAAGAATAGTAAATCATTTATAGAAAGTGCGAAGGATATCACTAAAGCTCGCGAAACGAAATAA
- a CDS encoding arylsulfatase, which yields MTNNKFHLKTAGVLASSILAGTGMVSAQSISKYVDKFPGVVGRTLSDSKEARTQNPKAPVGSPNVLWILIDDVGFGASSAFGGLINTPNLDELANNGLRYTNFHTCAISAPTRASLLTGRNSSTAHMAGFGHESLSAGFPAWEGRIPSETGTIAEILRDRGYSTFAVGKYGLTPDADTTDVGPFDRWPTGKGFDHFFGFLGSATDQYKPDLVNDNEHVRPDGRHLNEQITDKAIAYITRQHRVAPDKPFFLYYSPGAVHAPHQVDKEWSDKYKGKFDKGWDWYREEVFARQKKLGIIPLNAKLPARDTRLKAWRDLSVEQQKLYARFFEVYAGFLEYTDYEIGRLIQYLRNSGLLENTAVFAIIGDNGASKEGTFNGVIDKGVLAFENDGEFLDYNLKNIDKIGTPSTITSANYPLAWAQATNTPFRNWKQDAYSEGGTRNPLIVYYPKVVTEKGGIRTQYGHVIDVLPTTLDLIGIQSPSEIRNIKQDSIHGTSLFYSLNDAKAPSRHTLQHYYIFGARSVYKAGWKAAAPHHPDYIDLYTSPKAQQIIPRDPNRFDTEKWELYNLNEDFNETNDLAAKYPEKLKELKTLFEAQAKRYGLAPYIDWADIYEKRLEFEKNRKK from the coding sequence ATGACAAATAATAAATTTCATCTAAAAACAGCCGGAGTCTTGGCTTCATCTATACTTGCCGGAACAGGAATGGTCAGTGCGCAATCCATATCAAAATATGTAGACAAATTTCCGGGAGTTGTTGGCAGAACGCTGAGTGATTCCAAAGAAGCCAGAACTCAAAACCCTAAAGCTCCAGTAGGTTCACCCAATGTACTTTGGATATTGATTGACGATGTAGGTTTTGGAGCCAGTAGCGCTTTTGGCGGGTTAATCAATACGCCGAACCTTGATGAACTTGCAAATAACGGATTACGCTACACAAACTTTCATACCTGTGCTATAAGTGCACCTACAAGAGCATCTCTTCTGACAGGACGTAATAGCTCGACAGCTCACATGGCAGGATTTGGACATGAAAGCCTCTCTGCGGGATTCCCGGCATGGGAAGGACGAATTCCTTCTGAGACAGGAACGATTGCCGAAATACTTCGTGATCGAGGTTATAGCACATTTGCTGTTGGAAAATATGGTTTGACCCCCGATGCTGATACAACAGACGTTGGACCGTTCGATCGCTGGCCTACAGGTAAAGGTTTCGACCACTTCTTCGGCTTTCTGGGTTCTGCTACAGATCAATATAAGCCTGATTTAGTTAATGACAATGAGCACGTGCGCCCTGATGGTCGGCACCTGAATGAGCAAATAACCGATAAGGCCATTGCATACATTACTCGTCAACATCGAGTAGCGCCCGATAAACCTTTCTTCCTTTATTACTCTCCGGGAGCTGTTCATGCGCCGCATCAGGTGGACAAAGAGTGGAGCGATAAATATAAAGGGAAGTTTGATAAGGGTTGGGATTGGTATCGCGAGGAAGTTTTTGCCCGTCAGAAAAAATTGGGTATTATTCCTCTAAATGCAAAATTGCCTGCACGTGATACCCGGTTGAAAGCATGGAGAGATTTGTCGGTTGAGCAACAAAAATTATATGCACGTTTTTTTGAGGTTTATGCGGGGTTCCTTGAGTATACCGATTATGAAATCGGACGATTAATTCAATACCTGCGTAATTCAGGTCTACTGGAGAATACAGCTGTTTTTGCCATTATCGGTGATAACGGAGCAAGTAAGGAAGGTACTTTCAATGGAGTGATTGACAAAGGTGTACTTGCATTTGAAAACGATGGAGAGTTTTTGGATTACAACCTGAAGAATATTGACAAAATAGGAACTCCCAGCACAATTACTTCTGCCAATTATCCGCTGGCTTGGGCTCAGGCAACGAATACTCCATTCCGAAACTGGAAGCAGGATGCTTACAGTGAAGGAGGTACCCGTAATCCACTCATTGTTTATTATCCAAAAGTTGTGACTGAAAAAGGAGGTATCCGAACACAATACGGACATGTAATTGATGTGTTGCCTACAACCCTCGATTTGATTGGCATTCAGTCACCTTCCGAAATCAGAAATATAAAACAGGATTCTATTCATGGAACTTCTTTATTTTATTCGTTGAATGATGCTAAAGCCCCATCAAGACATACGCTTCAGCATTATTATATTTTCGGAGCACGATCTGTTTATAAAGCTGGTTGGAAGGCAGCCGCTCCTCATCATCCTGATTATATCGACTTATACACTTCGCCTAAAGCTCAACAGATAATACCTCGTGACCCAAATCGATTTGATACTGAGAAATGGGAACTTTATAATTTAAATGAGGATTTCAACGAAACTAATGATTTGGCAGCAAAATATCCTGAAAAATTAAAAGAACTGAAGACCCTTTTTGAGGCACAGGCAAAGCGTTATGGATTAGCTCCCTATATCGACTGGGCAGATATTTATGAGAAAAGACTGGAGTTTGAGAAAAACAGAAAAAAATAG